The Sphingomonas sp. So64.6b genome includes a region encoding these proteins:
- a CDS encoding alpha/beta hydrolase: MNTAIALADRAPGVFHSAPIDTVETHDGARLAVRDWGAGEPILFLSGWALPSDFWGPQMVAFVGRGYRCIAFDRRGHGRSSDPGFGYDHDTLADDIAAVIGALGLRRLTVVGHSMACGEIARYFARHGGRGIDRVVMIGAITPFLMRADDNPDGIDPVAAAPSGELLASDFPAWIAANTDPFFVADTIPETREWAQRLMLGTSMLAAVQLAQANFITDFRDDLRRVDVPTLVVHGDLDMSAPLALTGARTAVLIPDAQFLVYEGAPHGLPLTHATRLREDMLIFMAATGG, from the coding sequence ATGAACACCGCAATTGCATTGGCCGACCGGGCACCCGGCGTGTTCCATTCCGCGCCGATCGACACCGTCGAGACGCACGATGGCGCGCGGCTCGCGGTGCGCGACTGGGGCGCGGGGGAGCCGATCCTGTTCCTGTCCGGCTGGGCATTGCCGTCGGATTTCTGGGGGCCGCAGATGGTCGCTTTTGTCGGGCGGGGATATCGCTGCATCGCGTTCGACCGGCGCGGCCATGGCCGCTCATCCGATCCCGGTTTCGGTTATGATCACGACACGCTGGCCGATGATATCGCCGCCGTGATCGGCGCGCTTGGCCTGCGCCGCCTGACGGTTGTCGGCCATTCGATGGCGTGCGGGGAGATTGCGCGCTACTTCGCCCGGCATGGCGGCAGGGGAATCGACCGCGTCGTCATGATCGGCGCGATCACACCGTTCCTGATGCGTGCCGACGACAACCCCGATGGCATTGACCCGGTTGCGGCCGCACCGTCGGGCGAACTGCTCGCATCGGATTTCCCGGCCTGGATCGCGGCCAACACCGATCCTTTCTTCGTCGCCGATACGATCCCCGAGACCAGGGAGTGGGCCCAACGGCTGATGCTCGGCACCTCGATGCTTGCCGCGGTGCAACTCGCCCAGGCCAATTTCATCACCGATTTCCGCGACGATCTGCGCCGGGTCGATGTGCCGACGCTGGTCGTGCACGGCGATCTCGACATGTCCGCGCCGCTCGCCTTGACCGGTGCGCGCACCGCCGTGCTGATCCCGGATGCGCAATTCCTCGTCTATGAAGGTGCGCCACATGGCCTGCCGCTGACCCATGCGACGCGGCTGCGCGAGGATATGCTGATCTTCATGGCGGCGACCGGCGGCTGA
- a CDS encoding alpha/beta hydrolase — MKIQANGIEIEYESYGAEDAPPVLLIMGLGGQLTLWPMPLIEGLVERGYRAIRYDNRDIGLSQKFDAAGMPDLMKVAATMFAGLKPNIPYTLDDMAADAAGLLDALDIPAAHIIGASMGGMIAQLFAAAYPDRTLSLTSIMSTTGNPAVPRSSDAATAVLMTRPAGTDLESILDHGVKSAKVIGSPGYPADEKLLRARIKRDYERSHQPAGIARQMAAIYAGGDRRSAIATVSAPTMVIHGVDDPLVPVEGGRDTAASIPGAKLREIPGMGHDLPLPLVPVILDAFEEVARVPAAV, encoded by the coding sequence ATGAAGATCCAGGCCAACGGAATCGAGATCGAATATGAGAGCTATGGCGCGGAGGATGCGCCGCCGGTGCTGCTGATCATGGGGCTTGGCGGGCAGCTCACCTTGTGGCCGATGCCGTTGATCGAGGGGCTGGTCGAGCGTGGTTATCGCGCGATCCGCTACGACAATCGCGATATCGGCCTGTCGCAGAAATTCGATGCGGCGGGCATGCCCGACCTGATGAAGGTCGCGGCCACGATGTTCGCCGGGCTCAAGCCGAACATTCCCTATACGCTCGACGATATGGCGGCGGACGCGGCCGGGCTGCTCGATGCACTGGATATTCCCGCCGCGCACATCATCGGCGCGTCGATGGGCGGCATGATCGCGCAGCTTTTCGCCGCCGCCTATCCCGATCGCACTTTGTCGCTCACCTCGATCATGTCGACCACCGGCAACCCGGCGGTGCCGCGATCGTCCGACGCGGCGACCGCGGTGCTGATGACGCGACCGGCGGGGACCGATCTGGAATCGATCCTCGACCATGGCGTCAAAAGTGCGAAGGTGATCGGCAGCCCCGGCTACCCGGCCGACGAGAAGCTGCTGCGCGCGCGGATCAAGCGCGATTACGAGCGCAGCCACCAACCCGCCGGCATCGCACGGCAGATGGCGGCGATCTATGCCGGCGGCGACCGGCGCTCGGCGATCGCCACCGTCTCCGCGCCGACCATGGTGATCCACGGCGTCGACGATCCACTGGTCCCGGTCGAGGGCGGCCGCGACACCGCCGCGTCGATCCCCGGCGCAAAGCTGCGCGAGATCCCGGGCATGGGCCATGACCTGCCGCTACCGCTGGTGCCGGTGATCCTCGACGCGTTCGAGGAAGTCGCGCGGGTGCCGGCGGCGGTTTAA